The following are from one region of the Pseudodesulfovibrio piezophilus C1TLV30 genome:
- a CDS encoding tetratricopeptide repeat protein, with translation MKRILMLILLATTMLFVVACSRNDSPGLQDIDRARDSYSKGFYMEAEKDYERYLQVEPQGKFRREAWERLSTIAITIKGDYDRAVVILEAMYLELGTDPDEAWHIMYQLGDVYALLGNTDKAIESFEKCLNHTDDSPEKAIKTQMRMAEIYRAMGNYDMVAATLESCADSDVDNNSKANCLYELAQSYSFISNWNQSRRYLEKLLGMQNVDGETRALAVFLLADIYENERDFVKTRELLESIATSYPNPKVIESRLANLPYIPPPEIPPHPPKN, from the coding sequence ATGAAACGCATACTTATGCTCATATTGCTGGCCACGACGATGCTGTTCGTCGTGGCCTGCTCACGTAACGATTCTCCCGGGCTTCAGGATATAGACAGGGCAAGGGATTCCTATTCCAAGGGATTTTATATGGAGGCGGAAAAGGATTACGAACGGTACCTTCAGGTCGAGCCTCAGGGAAAATTCCGACGCGAAGCCTGGGAAAGATTGAGCACTATCGCCATCACGATCAAAGGCGACTATGACCGTGCAGTCGTCATTCTTGAAGCGATGTATCTCGAGCTTGGTACAGATCCTGATGAGGCGTGGCACATCATGTATCAATTGGGGGATGTCTATGCCCTGTTGGGAAATACGGACAAGGCAATAGAATCCTTTGAAAAGTGCTTAAATCATACTGATGATTCGCCGGAGAAGGCCATCAAGACTCAAATGCGTATGGCCGAAATATATCGTGCCATGGGAAATTATGACATGGTGGCCGCTACCTTGGAAAGCTGTGCGGATTCGGATGTGGACAACAATTCAAAAGCGAACTGCCTGTATGAATTGGCACAGAGTTATAGCTTTATTTCCAACTGGAACCAATCCAGACGATATTTGGAAAAACTGCTGGGGATGCAGAATGTAGACGGAGAAACTCGTGCTTTGGCTGTCTTTCTCTTAGCTGATATCTATGAAAATGAGCGGGATTTCGTCAAGACAAGGGAACTGCTGGAGTCCATTGCCACCAGTTATCCCAATCCGAAAGTTATCGAGTCGAGATTGGCGAATTTACCCTATATTCCGCCACCTGAAATCCCTCCTCATCCGCCCAAAAATTAG